Part of the Streptomyces sp. f51 genome is shown below.
ACCCGTTTCGCCCGTGCCCGCGTACAGCATCCTGTCGGGCCCGAAGGCGATCCGGCCGCCGTTGTGGATCACTCCCTTGGGGATGCCCCTGAAGATCGTGTCCGGCGCGCCCAGTTGCTCGCCGGACGGCTTCCGCCCGTCGTAGAGCATGCGGACGATGCGGTTGTCGGAGGCCGTCGTCAGATACGCGTAGATCAGGTGGTCGGAGGCGTAGTCCGGCGAGAGCGCCAGGCCCAGGAGACCGCCCTCGCCCGCGGGGGCCACCCCGGGAACGTCCCCGAGCAGCGTCTTGCGGCCGGTCTTCTCGTCGATCCGGGTGATCGTCCCCTTGTCCCGCGAGGCCACCAGCAGGCCGTCCCCGGGCAGCGGCGCCAGGCCCCAGGGGGTGTTGAGGTCCTCGGTGACGGTGCGCAGGACCTTCACCGAGCCCTTCGCCGGCGGCGTCTGCCGGGCAGAGGCGCTCGGGGCGGACGACGCGTGCGACGACGACGTGCTCCCCGTACCGGCGGAGGTGTCCGGACCCGCCGGGCCCGGACCGCCGGAGGAGCATCCGGCCGTCAGCAGAAGCGCGCTCGCAGCCAACACGACTGTCACTGTTCGGACTTGCACCATCAGTGTCCCTTCGAAGCGGCGGTCCTCCTGTTCATACACCGCTCGCGTTCCACGGGTTCCCGGTCCCGGGCACGAGATCCGCGCCCGGATCCGGAAGCGCTGCTCAGTCCCAGGATCCCAGGGCCCCCGGCAGCCGCGCCACCTCGGAGAGATCCTCGGCCGTCAGCCGCAGCCCGGCCGCCCCCGCGTTCTCGGTGACCCAGCGCTCCCGCTTGGCCCCCGGCACCGGGACCACGTGCGGCCCCTGCGCCAGCACCCACGCCAGCGCCACCTGCGCGGGCGTGACCGGAAGGTCACCGCCCCC
Proteins encoded:
- a CDS encoding PQQ-dependent sugar dehydrogenase — encoded protein: MVQVRTVTVVLAASALLLTAGCSSGGPGPAGPDTSAGTGSTSSSHASSAPSASARQTPPAKGSVKVLRTVTEDLNTPWGLAPLPGDGLLVASRDKGTITRIDEKTGRKTLLGDVPGVAPAGEGGLLGLALSPDYASDHLIYAYLTTASDNRIVRMLYDGRKPSGEQLGAPDTIFRGIPKGVIHNGGRIAFGPDRMLYAGTGETGDRGLAQDTKSFGGKILRMTPEGEPAPGNPFPDSVVYSYGHRNVQGLAWDDRQRLWASEFGQDTWDELNQIKPGDDYGWPVVEGIGHNPKYHDPVVQWHTDEASPSGIAYAQGSIWMAALKGRRLWRIPLDGTKASAAPEAFLTDTHGRLRTVVSAGGDRLWLTTSNTDGRGSPVKGDDRILELKVT